One window of the Marinilactibacillus sp. Marseille-P9653 genome contains the following:
- a CDS encoding S-(hydroxymethyl)glutathione dehydrogenase/class III alcohol dehydrogenase: MKSKAAVAFGPGEPLKIVELDVEEPKANEVMVKILYTSVCHTDAFTLSGQDPEGIFPSVLGHEGAGEVVSVGENVTSVKPGDHVIPLYTPECGKCKFCLSGKTNLCGAVRETQGKGLMPDGTTRFSYNGEPVYHYMGTSTFSEYTVVNEINLVKVDEQAPLDKVCLFGCGVTTGIGAVEKTAQVEEDAVTAVFGLGAIGLAVIQGLKKADAKRIIAIDMNPDKWSLAKEMGATDFINPSDHDRPIQEVIVEMTDGGVDYSFECIGNVEVMKSALEACHKGWGESIIIGVAGAGQEIHTRPFQLVTGRVWKGSAFGGVKGRSELPGMVDDYMNGDIDLDSFITHHLKFSEINEAFELLHKGESIRTILTYGE, from the coding sequence ATGAAAAGTAAAGCAGCCGTAGCGTTCGGTCCAGGAGAACCACTTAAAATCGTAGAATTAGATGTTGAAGAACCAAAAGCAAATGAGGTTATGGTCAAGATTCTTTACACCTCCGTTTGTCATACAGATGCTTTTACATTGTCTGGACAAGATCCAGAAGGGATTTTCCCTTCAGTTCTTGGACATGAGGGTGCCGGAGAAGTTGTTTCTGTAGGAGAAAATGTTACTTCTGTAAAACCAGGGGATCACGTTATTCCACTTTACACGCCTGAATGTGGAAAATGTAAATTCTGTCTTTCAGGTAAAACAAACTTGTGTGGAGCCGTTCGCGAAACTCAAGGAAAAGGTTTGATGCCGGATGGTACAACGCGTTTTTCATATAATGGAGAACCTGTTTATCACTACATGGGAACAAGTACCTTTAGTGAATACACAGTTGTGAATGAAATCAATTTAGTTAAAGTAGATGAACAAGCGCCGTTAGACAAAGTTTGTTTATTCGGTTGTGGGGTTACAACGGGTATCGGTGCTGTAGAGAAAACAGCTCAAGTAGAAGAAGACGCCGTAACAGCTGTATTTGGTTTAGGCGCAATAGGACTTGCAGTTATTCAAGGACTTAAAAAGGCTGACGCAAAACGCATTATCGCTATTGATATGAACCCAGATAAGTGGTCACTGGCAAAAGAAATGGGCGCAACGGACTTTATTAATCCATCTGACCATGATAGACCGATTCAAGAAGTCATCGTTGAAATGACTGACGGTGGAGTAGACTATAGTTTCGAGTGTATCGGAAACGTAGAAGTAATGAAATCTGCCCTAGAAGCTTGCCACAAAGGCTGGGGCGAAAGTATCATCATCGGGGTTGCCGGTGCTGGACAAGAAATTCATACCCGTCCATTCCAACTTGTAACCGGAAGAGTCTGGAAAGGTTCTGCCTTTGGTGGCGTTAAAGGACGTTCTGAGTTACCAGGTATGGTTGATGATTATATGAATGGAGACATTGATTTAGATTCGTTTATTACCCATCATCTGAAATTCAGTGAAATTAATGAAGCCTTTGAGTTACTTCACAAAGGAGAATCTATCCGTACAATTCTGACATATGGAGAGTGA
- the fghA gene encoding S-formylglutathione hydrolase: MTIELLETHKVFKGEQRKYSHYSSVLNCDMVFSLYLPESSEKQPTSLIWWLSGLTCTDDNFSQKSGFQKAASDQAVAVVIPDTSPRGEDVPDEDQYDLGKGAGFFINATQEPWAKHYQMYAYLTEELPEIVHQLIPDFSGRESIMGHSMGGHGALVLGLKEPQRFKAISAFAPIMTPSEVPWGKQAFTAYLGTDEASWKEWDATYLIQQVEQAPPLLITQGTNDQFYEEQLKEDTFLKAAEGKTVQYQAELGYDHSYFTIATFIKKHIQFHINELNK, from the coding sequence ATGACTATCGAACTTCTTGAAACACATAAAGTCTTTAAAGGTGAACAGCGCAAATACAGCCATTATTCTTCAGTTCTGAACTGTGATATGGTATTCAGCTTGTATTTGCCTGAATCTTCTGAAAAACAGCCTACTTCATTGATCTGGTGGTTATCTGGACTAACCTGTACGGATGACAACTTCAGTCAAAAAAGTGGTTTTCAAAAAGCCGCTTCTGATCAAGCTGTTGCAGTGGTTATTCCGGATACTTCTCCAAGAGGGGAAGACGTTCCAGATGAAGACCAATACGATCTAGGTAAAGGCGCAGGGTTTTTTATCAATGCTACACAAGAACCATGGGCAAAACATTATCAGATGTATGCTTATCTTACAGAAGAATTGCCAGAAATCGTACATCAGTTGATTCCTGATTTTTCTGGAAGAGAAAGTATTATGGGACACTCGATGGGTGGCCATGGTGCATTGGTACTGGGATTGAAAGAGCCACAACGATTTAAAGCGATATCGGCCTTTGCGCCAATCATGACACCTAGTGAGGTGCCATGGGGCAAACAAGCCTTCACAGCGTATCTTGGGACAGATGAAGCGTCTTGGAAAGAGTGGGACGCGACGTATTTAATCCAGCAAGTTGAGCAAGCACCTCCTCTACTGATCACTCAAGGAACGAATGATCAGTTTTACGAGGAGCAGTTAAAGGAAGATACTTTCTTGAAAGCTGCAGAAGGTAAAACGGTTCAGTATCAAGCGGAGCTCGGTTATGATCATAGTTATTTTACGATTGCGACATTTATCAAAAAACATATTCAATTTCATATAAATGAATTGAATAAATAA